The proteins below come from a single Triticum aestivum cultivar Chinese Spring chromosome 5D, IWGSC CS RefSeq v2.1, whole genome shotgun sequence genomic window:
- the LOC123119145 gene encoding nucleolar protein dao-5-like produces the protein MCVEEPVPYSPPAAAAAAAAHIQEPQSPAMSLKRSAKMAAPPPPPPPPPASSEETGSRSSSEESEDAIADSPPSANTRVPPHKGEEDDESDEEEQDESDEEEEEPVHAAPTFAPTPKYQPPPQQQKESSESSDDEEEEEEEEPAQAAPPSSPKKRPPPQQIEDEGESEEEEEEPAHAGPTAAPTPKYQPPPQQQREGSESSDDEEEEEEEEPAQAAPPSSPKKQPPPQQIEEEGESEEEEFEEQEPAHAAPTAAPTPKYQPPPQQQREGSESSDDEEEEEEEEEPTQAAPPSAPKKRPPPQQIDEEEEEGASEEEAPPKLAPKQAPEGVKTKTKKPAVFSRIWSTDDDVRILEALAVHQKQHGTLPQSDALVDALAGKLDNRAYGPKELKVKVGTLKRRYHALSKRSELLSKEHDRQVLDLSKTVWGGDKSTAAAASVKTTANGHKRKSFEEMCELYPYLAEDVKELMVENPGMFKSDFGKMDHEKARVMNEKIKRQRVAQMKLGLRRHDLIREVTKTIIDLVD, from the coding sequence ATGTGCGTAGAGGAGCCGGTTCCATATAGtccccccgccgccgctgccgccgccgccgcccacattCAAGAACCCCAGTCTCCGGCCATGTCCCTGAAGCGCTCCGCGAAGATGGCGGCACCTCcgcccccgcctccgcctccgcctgccTCATCCGAGGAGACCGGCTCCCGCTCGAGCTCTGAAGAGTCGGAGGACGCCATCGCCGACTCCCCACCTTCCGCCAACACGCGTGTGCCCCCGCACAAGGGCGAGGAGGACGACGAGTCTGACGAGGAGGAGCAGGATgagtccgacgaggaggaggaggagcccgtcCACGCCGCCCCGACATTCGCCCCCACCCCCAAGTACCAGCCTCCGCCGCAGCAACAGAAAGAGAGCTCGGAATCttccgacgacgaggaggaagaagaggaagaggagcccgcccaggccgcccctccctcctctccCAAGAAACGGCCTCCACCGCAGCAGATCGAAGACGAGGGTGAgtccgaagaggaggaggaggagcccgccCACGCCGGCCCgaccgccgcccccacccccaaGTACCAGCCTCCGCCGCAGCAACAGAGAGAGGGCTCGGAATCttccgacgacgaggaggaagaagaggaagaggagcccgcccaggccgcccctccctcctctccCAAGAAACAGCCTCCACCGCAGCAGATCGAGGAGGAGggtgagtctgaggaggaggagttcgAGGAGCAGGAGCCCGCTCACGCTGCCCCgaccgccgcccccacccccaaGTACCAGCCTCCGCCGCAGCAACAGAGAGAGGGCTCAGAATcttccgacgacgaggaggaggaagaagaggaagaagagcccACTCAGGCGGCCCCTCCCTCCGCTCCCAAGAAACGGCCTCCGCCGCAGCAGatcgacgaggaagaagaggagggtgcCTCCGAGGAGGAGGCGCCACCGAAGCTGGCTCCAAAGCAGGCGCCAGAGGGCGTGAAAACCAAGACCAAGAAGCCAGCCGTGTTCAGCCGCATCTGGTCCACCGATGATGATGTACGTATCCTCGAGGCCCTCGCCGTTCACCAAAAGCAGCACGGCACGCTGCCGCAGTCGGATGCTCTCGTGGACGCCCTTGCAGGCAAGCTCGACAACCGTGCCTACGGCCCCAAGGAGCTGAAGGTCAAGGTCGGAACCCTGAAGCGTCGGTACCATGCTCTCAGCAAGAGGAGCGAGCTCCTGAGCAAGGAACACGATCGCCAGGTGTTGGACCTTTCCAAGACCGTCTGGGGCGGTGACAAGAGCACCGCCGCAGCTGCCTCCGTAAAGACGACAGCGAATGGCCACAAGCGCAAGAGCTTCGAGGAGATGTGCGAGCTGTACCCGTACTTAGCGGAGGACGTGAAGGAGCTGATGGTGGAGAACCCGGGCATGTTCAAGAGTGACTTCGGGAAGATGGATCATGAAAAGGCGCGCGTGATGAATGAGAAGATCAAGAGGCAGAGGGTGGCACAGATGAAGCTGGGGCTGCGCCGCCACGACCTGATCAGGGAGGTGACCAAGACAATCATCGACCTGGTCGACTGA